Proteins from a single region of Halorubrum sp. 2020YC2:
- a CDS encoding MBL fold metallo-hydrolase: MVTEIADGVWRFDTRGVNAYLVFDDVPTLVDAGTPWDEGAIRRGLDEAGVEVSEIGRVLLTHYDLDHVGTLAALAPDLDAPVRAYGFDAQLLRGARSPPLRNHKGLIQRLGGLVTDLPELDVVGVRDGEGIGSFTAYHTPGHTPGHVAYVSETLGVGVLGDLVSESDGELVPSGWVISYDTGAVETSARDLAARAPTFEVACVGHGDPLAVGGHDALRRLVATL, translated from the coding sequence ATGGTGACGGAGATCGCGGACGGCGTCTGGCGGTTCGACACCCGCGGAGTCAACGCGTACCTCGTCTTCGACGACGTGCCGACCCTCGTCGACGCCGGCACGCCGTGGGACGAGGGGGCGATCCGGCGCGGCCTCGACGAGGCGGGCGTCGAGGTCTCCGAGATCGGTCGCGTCCTGCTCACGCACTACGACCTCGACCACGTCGGGACGCTCGCGGCGCTGGCGCCCGACCTCGACGCGCCGGTCCGCGCGTACGGCTTCGACGCGCAGCTGCTCCGCGGAGCGCGGTCGCCGCCGCTCCGGAACCACAAGGGGCTGATCCAGCGGCTCGGCGGACTCGTGACGGACCTCCCAGAACTCGACGTCGTCGGCGTCCGCGACGGCGAGGGGATCGGCTCGTTCACCGCGTATCACACGCCCGGGCACACGCCGGGCCACGTCGCGTACGTCAGCGAGACGCTGGGCGTGGGGGTGCTCGGCGACCTCGTCTCGGAGTCGGACGGCGAACTGGTCCCCTCCGGATGGGTGATAAGCTACGACACCGGCGCGGTCGAGACGAGTGCGCGGGACCTCGCGGCGCGCGCGCCGACTTTCGAGGTCGCCTGCGTCGGGCACGGCGACCCGCTCGCAGTCGGCGGCCACGACGCCCTCCGGCGGCTGGTCGCGACGCTCTAA
- a CDS encoding DNA mismatch repair protein yields the protein MRLEDYWGIGPKTSERLTEALGAERAVAAIESADVRALVDAGLHRGRATRILRRANGEAGMDVLATSDARSVYDDLLALAAGEALTAHAADRIRVLTPLLDRDAVEERLDRVVAARDAWAALDDAEREAVEDAFAAYDEADGSDLAAVETAVALRGAGLTDGPFDGVGALDGDRLRDAADALADVRGAIDPAGGLDGDDIEIAAGADDELDQLRDQLVAARDLADSAFDVLESVRDGSLRDFEALEAATIEHVARETGVEPATVRAAAPDEALDAADFVSGTLRDLVVELEAAVDEREAAVAADVRERLGEEPAADASDGAGSDEAGDTTVARAATAVSDAAFLLSLGRFAAENGHVRPTLVDDGIAVRGARNPFLDGDVQPVSYGVGSHSLADEAGVASADAPPTGDRVSVLTGANSGGKTTLLETLCAVALLASMGLPVPADAAEVGTFDRVVFHRRHASFNAGVLESTLKSVVPPLVADGRTLMLVDEFEAITEPGRAADLLNGLVTLTVDRGALGVYVTHLAEDLSPLPGAARIDGIFAEGLTNDLDLRVDYQPRFETVGKSTPEFIVSRLVANAGDRGVRAGFEHLAGAVGEEAVQRTLSDAEWAGNDD from the coding sequence ATGCGACTGGAGGACTACTGGGGGATCGGCCCGAAGACGAGCGAGCGGCTCACCGAGGCGCTCGGGGCCGAGCGGGCGGTCGCGGCGATCGAGTCGGCCGACGTCCGAGCGCTCGTCGACGCCGGCCTCCACCGCGGTCGGGCGACCCGCATCCTCCGCCGAGCGAACGGCGAGGCGGGGATGGACGTGCTCGCGACGAGCGACGCGCGCTCGGTGTACGACGACCTCCTCGCGCTCGCCGCGGGCGAGGCGCTGACCGCGCACGCGGCCGACCGGATCCGGGTGTTGACCCCGCTCCTCGACCGCGACGCCGTCGAGGAGCGGTTGGACCGGGTCGTCGCCGCCCGCGACGCGTGGGCCGCGCTCGACGACGCCGAGCGCGAGGCGGTCGAGGACGCGTTCGCCGCCTACGACGAGGCCGACGGCTCCGACCTCGCCGCCGTCGAGACGGCCGTCGCGCTCCGCGGGGCGGGGCTGACGGACGGCCCCTTCGATGGTGTCGGCGCGCTCGACGGCGACCGCCTCCGAGACGCGGCCGACGCGCTGGCGGACGTGCGCGGCGCGATCGACCCCGCCGGCGGACTCGACGGCGACGACATCGAGATCGCCGCGGGCGCCGACGACGAGCTAGACCAGCTGCGCGACCAGTTGGTGGCCGCGCGCGACCTCGCGGACTCCGCGTTCGACGTGCTCGAATCGGTCCGCGACGGGAGCCTCCGCGACTTCGAGGCGCTGGAGGCGGCGACGATAGAGCACGTCGCGCGAGAGACCGGCGTCGAGCCGGCGACCGTGCGGGCCGCGGCCCCCGACGAGGCGCTGGACGCGGCCGACTTCGTCTCCGGGACGCTGCGGGACCTCGTCGTCGAACTCGAAGCGGCGGTCGACGAGCGCGAGGCGGCCGTGGCGGCCGACGTCCGCGAGCGATTGGGAGAGGAACCCGCGGCGGACGCGAGCGACGGGGCTGGGAGCGACGAGGCCGGCGACACCACCGTCGCCCGCGCCGCGACGGCCGTCTCCGACGCCGCGTTCCTCCTGTCCCTCGGGCGGTTCGCGGCCGAGAACGGCCACGTCCGGCCGACGCTCGTCGACGACGGCATCGCGGTGCGCGGCGCGCGGAACCCGTTCCTCGACGGCGACGTCCAGCCCGTCTCCTACGGCGTCGGCTCCCACTCGCTTGCGGACGAGGCGGGCGTCGCGAGCGCCGACGCGCCGCCGACCGGCGACCGCGTGAGCGTCCTCACCGGGGCGAACTCGGGCGGGAAGACGACGCTCCTCGAGACCCTCTGTGCGGTGGCGCTGCTCGCCTCGATGGGGCTGCCGGTGCCCGCCGACGCGGCCGAGGTCGGGACGTTCGACCGGGTCGTCTTCCACCGCCGGCACGCCTCGTTCAACGCCGGCGTGCTGGAGTCGACGCTGAAGTCGGTCGTCCCGCCGCTGGTCGCGGACGGTCGCACGCTCATGCTGGTCGACGAGTTCGAGGCGATCACGGAGCCGGGCCGCGCCGCCGACCTGCTGAACGGGCTGGTGACGCTCACCGTCGACCGCGGCGCGCTCGGGGTCTACGTCACCCACCTCGCGGAGGACCTCAGCCCGCTGCCCGGCGCGGCGCGCATCGACGGCATCTTCGCGGAGGGGCTGACGAACGACCTCGACCTCCGCGTCGACTACCAGCCGCGGTTCGAGACGGTCGGGAAGTCGACGCCGGAGTTCATCGTCTCGCGGCTGGTCGCGAACGCGGGCGACCGGGGCGTCCGCGCCGGATTCGAGCACCTCGCCGGCGCGGTCGGGGAGGAGGCGGTCCAGCGAACGCTCTCGGACGCCGAGTGGGCGGGGAACGATGACTGA
- a CDS encoding glycoside hydrolase family 15 protein, protein MRLRTALTEHERRRGERYPAEHPMTAGAFTGDDGRLVHVGPDGTVHDCSYSLSGVGGADRLRMGITAGRGVRWFDDLETTRQHYDGDTPLVETEYDAGRYTIHQFDLVVSDTHLTHVELRGSPPADAELVAAYAFSPDMVEGRVGNMVHESAGPADGGVVEVYHRTEHDFLTASTGLSNAHGQRLRTIPELLGEGEDGFPHRGEIDRREDSRLTPDVVVRAPFERDGRTERVTLAGRAVVDRREARDTGDDAKDALTDGVDRQRRIEAVSNIATAYPDADDLREAADGRGPNVPEDAPRRSVIASDLRALDLLTAESGARIAAPEFDPFYSTSGGYGYTWFRDEATVSTALLDASGELGLDADEELLATATFFCRTQDADGSWPHRVWADSGKVAPGWANARIEGANGTPGPNDQLDQPATVVAFLAALRREADLPAEWRDRIDETIADAVDFLLETTEDDGLPRRCQNCWENALGRFTHAGAEYLRAFAAVARAPVDEELRADAAAAADAALSGLDARWNPETERFLQRASEESQDARADASTFALATAAAEYAALLDDESATAAGDAAADGETDDAAATDGAGSVESVDASEFDRFLDRVNTHVRRSIDALRRETSSVEGLVRFTGDDWRTAEQGAAKVWSIATLWGATAAATLAGVVEERGGAAGPLFADARDLYALCEPDGHFVNEAGLFAEQAFDDGDLDSATPIAWSHALRIDATVTLASHGELPVPHDREAGPEAAPHWTTGRKFGLGTPADYETDDPVPVWFTLTEGALTEARFPRIDVMNVRTFDFLVADPDSEYAVRTFDETDHVATTETVERTTEPAADDALAYVQTIRETGDGHGHTWTLTVEYAVDTDGTAILADVRFEGSREYDVYALVDTTITNVGTNDRAERVDGDDGYHLLARKDDDDRDAGKLVDDDGDPFEVALALDSAGGFDWASALAAAGYEIDALFAEGERGVGITEATGNVVLAGLVGSGTAVSDTVALGFAEGSDTAAALGAAEGALARGFDDAADAYAETWRSWHADRELPDSVADDSDLAAQYRFALMTLAAVEDKAHDGAGIASPSVPWGETEYAAEDRGYGYNFVWSRDLYQVFTALIEMDELERGADALAYLYNTQQDDDGFLPQNTYIDGRTRWGGEQMDNIGFPSVMAWQLYERGVTLDDADYTYDQVRRSLDYIARHGPETAQERWEEEAGYSPSSIAAEIAGLVSGAALALSEADRREDGDRSGETEAAGGESPDSLRADALAWLALADDWTARVEEWCATATGTDRHRETPYYLRITADGDPEAGRPRTIANDGPTYDEREIVDGGFLELVRLGIKPADDPVVRNSVSVVDDSIRVDTPHGAAWYRYVGDAYGEIAVGDPGAPWAGTGDGRGRLWPIFTGERGEYELRARADGPDAFGGTDDEKLEPEALLKTMAGFGNSGRMLPEQVWDREHPTKYGWEFGEGTGGATPLAWSMAGFVRLAHGVDAGEPVETPAVVRDRYVERDRPARPDLTATAEFVEDAVAVAGETDAERVAVHTRETSRLVTPAADGTFEVDLDADTDADTVVVAAATGDDFEAAGTAVERLRL, encoded by the coding sequence ATGCGACTGCGTACCGCCCTCACGGAACACGAACGTCGGCGCGGGGAGCGCTACCCGGCGGAGCACCCGATGACCGCCGGCGCGTTCACCGGCGACGACGGCCGGCTGGTCCACGTCGGGCCGGACGGGACCGTCCACGACTGTTCGTACTCCCTCTCCGGCGTCGGCGGCGCGGACCGCCTCCGGATGGGGATCACCGCCGGGCGGGGCGTCCGGTGGTTCGACGACCTCGAGACGACCCGCCAGCACTACGACGGCGACACGCCCCTAGTCGAGACCGAGTACGACGCCGGCCGCTACACGATCCACCAGTTCGACCTCGTCGTGAGCGACACGCACCTCACCCACGTCGAACTGCGCGGCTCGCCGCCGGCCGACGCCGAACTCGTCGCCGCCTACGCGTTCTCGCCCGACATGGTCGAGGGCCGCGTCGGCAACATGGTCCACGAGTCCGCCGGTCCCGCCGACGGCGGCGTCGTCGAGGTGTACCACCGGACGGAACACGACTTCCTCACCGCCTCCACGGGGCTCTCGAACGCCCACGGGCAGCGGCTCCGGACGATCCCGGAACTACTCGGGGAGGGGGAGGACGGCTTCCCGCACCGCGGCGAGATCGACCGCCGCGAGGACTCGCGGCTCACCCCCGACGTCGTCGTCCGCGCGCCCTTCGAGCGCGACGGCCGGACCGAGCGCGTCACCCTCGCCGGCCGCGCGGTCGTCGACCGCCGCGAGGCCCGCGACACCGGCGACGACGCGAAGGACGCCCTCACCGACGGGGTCGACCGTCAGCGCCGCATCGAGGCGGTGTCGAACATCGCCACCGCCTACCCCGACGCCGACGACCTCCGCGAGGCCGCGGACGGGCGCGGGCCGAACGTCCCCGAGGACGCGCCGCGCCGGTCGGTGATCGCGAGCGACCTCCGCGCGCTCGACCTGCTCACCGCGGAGTCCGGGGCCCGGATCGCCGCGCCCGAGTTCGACCCGTTCTACTCCACCTCCGGGGGATACGGCTACACCTGGTTCCGCGACGAGGCGACGGTGTCGACCGCGCTGCTCGACGCGAGCGGGGAGCTAGGTCTCGACGCCGACGAGGAACTGCTCGCGACCGCGACCTTCTTCTGTCGCACGCAGGACGCCGACGGCTCGTGGCCCCATCGGGTGTGGGCGGACTCCGGCAAGGTCGCGCCCGGCTGGGCGAACGCCCGGATCGAGGGCGCCAACGGGACGCCCGGCCCGAACGACCAGCTCGACCAGCCCGCGACGGTCGTCGCCTTCCTCGCGGCGCTGCGCCGCGAGGCCGACCTCCCGGCCGAGTGGCGCGACCGGATCGACGAGACGATAGCCGACGCGGTCGACTTCCTCCTCGAAACCACCGAGGACGACGGGCTTCCGCGCCGCTGTCAGAACTGCTGGGAGAACGCTTTGGGCCGGTTCACCCACGCCGGCGCCGAGTACCTCCGGGCGTTCGCCGCGGTGGCGCGCGCGCCGGTCGACGAGGAGCTCCGGGCCGACGCCGCGGCCGCCGCGGACGCCGCGCTGTCGGGGCTCGACGCGCGCTGGAACCCCGAGACGGAGCGGTTCCTCCAGCGCGCGAGCGAGGAGAGTCAGGACGCCCGCGCCGACGCCAGCACCTTCGCGCTCGCGACCGCGGCCGCGGAGTACGCCGCCCTGCTCGACGACGAGTCCGCGACCGCCGCCGGTGACGCGGCCGCCGACGGCGAGACCGACGACGCCGCTGCGACCGACGGCGCCGGGTCGGTCGAGTCCGTCGACGCGAGCGAGTTCGACCGCTTCCTCGACCGCGTCAACACCCACGTCCGGCGGTCGATCGACGCGCTCCGACGCGAGACTTCCTCGGTGGAGGGGCTCGTCAGGTTCACCGGCGACGACTGGCGCACCGCCGAACAGGGCGCCGCGAAGGTGTGGTCCATCGCGACGCTGTGGGGCGCGACCGCGGCGGCGACGCTTGCGGGCGTCGTCGAGGAGCGCGGCGGCGCCGCCGGCCCCCTGTTCGCGGACGCCCGCGATCTGTACGCGCTCTGCGAGCCGGACGGGCACTTCGTCAACGAGGCGGGGCTGTTCGCGGAGCAGGCGTTCGACGACGGCGACCTCGACAGCGCGACCCCCATCGCGTGGTCGCACGCGCTCCGGATCGACGCGACGGTGACGCTGGCGAGCCACGGCGAGCTTCCGGTCCCGCACGACCGCGAGGCGGGTCCCGAGGCGGCCCCCCACTGGACGACCGGGCGGAAGTTCGGGCTCGGTACGCCCGCCGACTACGAGACCGACGACCCGGTTCCGGTGTGGTTCACGCTTACCGAGGGGGCGCTCACCGAGGCGCGGTTCCCCCGGATCGACGTGATGAACGTTCGGACGTTCGACTTCCTCGTCGCGGACCCCGACTCCGAGTACGCGGTCCGGACCTTCGACGAGACCGACCACGTCGCGACGACGGAGACGGTCGAGCGCACGACGGAGCCGGCGGCCGACGACGCGCTCGCGTACGTCCAGACGATCCGCGAGACGGGCGACGGCCACGGCCACACCTGGACGCTCACCGTCGAGTACGCGGTCGACACCGACGGGACCGCGATCCTCGCGGACGTCCGGTTCGAGGGGAGCCGCGAGTACGACGTGTACGCCTTAGTCGACACGACGATCACGAACGTCGGCACGAACGACCGCGCCGAGCGCGTCGACGGCGACGACGGCTACCACCTGCTCGCGCGCAAAGACGACGACGACCGCGATGCGGGCAAGCTCGTCGACGACGACGGCGACCCCTTCGAGGTCGCGCTCGCGCTCGACAGCGCCGGCGGCTTCGACTGGGCGAGCGCGCTCGCGGCGGCCGGCTACGAGATCGACGCGCTGTTCGCCGAGGGAGAACGCGGCGTGGGGATCACGGAGGCGACCGGTAACGTCGTCCTCGCCGGACTCGTCGGGAGCGGGACCGCCGTCTCGGACACGGTCGCGCTCGGGTTCGCTGAAGGGTCCGACACCGCGGCCGCGCTCGGGGCGGCCGAGGGGGCGCTCGCCCGCGGGTTCGACGACGCCGCGGACGCGTACGCCGAGACGTGGCGGTCGTGGCACGCGGACCGCGAGCTCCCGGACTCGGTCGCGGACGACTCCGACCTCGCGGCGCAGTACCGCTTCGCGCTGATGACGCTGGCGGCCGTCGAGGACAAGGCCCACGACGGCGCGGGGATCGCCAGCCCCTCGGTCCCGTGGGGCGAGACCGAGTACGCCGCGGAGGACCGCGGCTACGGCTACAACTTCGTCTGGTCGCGGGACCTCTACCAGGTGTTCACGGCGCTGATCGAGATGGACGAGCTGGAACGCGGCGCCGACGCCCTCGCGTACCTGTACAACACTCAGCAGGACGACGACGGGTTCCTCCCCCAGAACACCTACATCGACGGGCGGACCCGGTGGGGCGGCGAGCAGATGGACAACATCGGGTTCCCCTCGGTGATGGCGTGGCAGCTGTACGAGCGCGGCGTGACGCTCGACGACGCCGACTACACCTACGATCAGGTGCGCCGCTCGCTCGATTACATCGCCCGGCACGGTCCCGAGACCGCTCAGGAGCGCTGGGAGGAGGAGGCCGGCTACTCGCCGTCGAGCATCGCGGCCGAAATCGCCGGGCTGGTCTCCGGCGCGGCGCTCGCGCTCTCGGAGGCCGACCGACGCGAGGACGGGGACCGGAGCGGGGAGACCGAAGCGGCAGGCGGGGAGTCGCCCGACTCGCTCCGCGCCGACGCGCTCGCGTGGCTGGCGCTCGCGGACGACTGGACCGCGCGCGTCGAGGAGTGGTGCGCCACCGCGACCGGCACCGACCGCCACAGGGAGACGCCGTACTACCTCCGGATCACGGCCGACGGCGACCCCGAGGCGGGGCGGCCCCGCACCATCGCCAACGACGGGCCGACGTACGACGAGCGGGAGATAGTCGACGGCGGCTTCCTCGAACTCGTCCGGCTGGGGATCAAGCCCGCCGACGACCCGGTCGTCCGCAACTCCGTCTCCGTCGTCGACGACTCGATCCGAGTGGACACGCCACACGGCGCCGCCTGGTACCGCTACGTCGGCGACGCCTACGGCGAGATCGCGGTCGGAGATCCGGGCGCGCCGTGGGCCGGCACCGGCGACGGCCGCGGACGCCTCTGGCCGATATTCACCGGCGAGCGCGGCGAGTACGAGCTACGCGCCCGCGCCGACGGTCCCGACGCCTTCGGCGGCACCGACGACGAGAAGCTCGAACCGGAGGCGCTCTTGAAGACGATGGCCGGCTTCGGCAACTCCGGGCGCATGCTCCCGGAGCAGGTGTGGGACCGCGAGCACCCGACGAAGTACGGCTGGGAGTTCGGGGAGGGAACCGGGGGGGCGACTCCGCTCGCGTGGTCGATGGCGGGCTTCGTCCGACTGGCGCACGGCGTCGACGCCGGCGAACCGGTCGAGACGCCGGCCGTCGTCCGCGACCGCTACGTGGAGCGCGACCGTCCGGCCCGACCCGATCTGACCGCCACCGCCGAGTTCGTCGAGGACGCGGTCGCCGTCGCGGGCGAGACGGACGCCGAGCGCGTCGCGGTCCACACCCGTGAGACCTCGCGGCTCGTGACGCCGGCCGCCGACGGTACGTTCGAGGTCGACCTCGACGCCGACACCGACGCGGACACCGTCGTGGTCGCGGCCGCGACGGGCGACGACTTCGAGGCTGCCGGCACCGCGGTCGAGCGGCTGCGACTGTAG
- the malA gene encoding alpha-amylase MalA has protein sequence MYHPGPPRFLATGERTELAPRDPNPDATYAWRVADAPPDSEATVGDDPVTEFTPDVPGRYLLGLDAPDGDHLLTVRAFPASYEGVDVAGGSGTAIRDRDAEEVPSDYAARERHEGVGRPRVRVEADVAADGDGSTDRATGSPADESAGEAVFTAVPTPNPESTLGADDLAVTFVVDDRDVETAVGAGRRNPRDALRVSGDGRELRVPLDAVPDRLRVHAVAVARDPGEDPRVSVADAAAVERVDDAAAALDEGAGGEAVLTPETPDFRTRRLNEPPEWTRDASVYEVFVRTFADAEEGAAFDAIAERIPQIADLGVDTLWLTPVLGHDGKPHGYNIVDFFDTADDLGDRDEFEALVETAHDHGIRVLFDFVANHTARDHEWFRDAYQNPDSPFRDRYEWQDSGEPGTYFDWELIANLDHANLDVRRFLLDVIDEWAPLVDGFRCDMAWAVPDSFWRELRDRVKDIDREFLLMDETIPYIPGFHEGMFDVHFDATLYFQLRQVGRGAEPAATVLDAVDQRAEIGFPDHAEFLQYIENHDETRYRVECGDAAAAAAGAAIMTLPGVPMVYAGQEIGQRGRRDAIAWDHAREDVRERYERLLETRRDHPALGPAGDLDRVGYHVASGDLSERPVVASGDVHPDDVVAFRRTDGEEDLVVVLNFAPADASVAVGVDHGERDLVAGERCVVEDGEGTERIRVDDVAVVRVESE, from the coding sequence ATGTACCACCCCGGACCCCCGCGCTTCCTCGCGACCGGCGAGCGGACGGAGTTGGCACCGAGAGACCCGAACCCCGACGCGACGTACGCGTGGCGCGTCGCGGACGCGCCGCCCGACAGCGAGGCGACCGTGGGCGACGACCCGGTGACCGAGTTCACGCCCGACGTGCCGGGCCGTTACCTGCTCGGGCTCGACGCCCCGGACGGCGACCACCTGCTCACGGTGCGCGCGTTCCCCGCGAGCTACGAGGGAGTCGACGTCGCCGGCGGGAGCGGCACCGCGATACGCGACCGCGACGCGGAGGAGGTCCCGAGCGACTACGCCGCGCGGGAGCGACACGAGGGAGTCGGTCGACCCCGGGTCCGGGTGGAGGCGGACGTCGCGGCCGACGGAGACGGGTCGACGGACCGAGCGACCGGGAGTCCGGCGGACGAGAGCGCCGGCGAGGCGGTGTTCACCGCGGTTCCGACCCCGAACCCGGAGTCGACGCTCGGCGCGGACGACCTGGCCGTGACGTTCGTCGTCGACGACCGCGACGTCGAGACCGCGGTCGGCGCGGGGCGCAGGAACCCCCGGGACGCGCTCCGCGTGAGCGGCGACGGCCGGGAACTCCGGGTGCCGCTCGACGCGGTGCCGGACCGGCTCCGGGTCCACGCCGTCGCGGTCGCGCGCGACCCGGGCGAGGACCCGCGGGTCAGCGTGGCCGACGCGGCCGCCGTCGAGCGGGTCGACGACGCCGCGGCCGCGCTCGACGAGGGGGCGGGCGGCGAGGCCGTGTTGACGCCGGAGACGCCCGACTTCCGGACGCGGCGGCTCAACGAGCCGCCCGAGTGGACCCGGGACGCCTCCGTCTACGAGGTGTTCGTCCGCACCTTCGCTGACGCCGAGGAGGGGGCGGCGTTCGACGCGATAGCCGAGCGGATACCGCAGATCGCGGACCTCGGCGTCGACACCCTGTGGCTCACCCCGGTCCTCGGCCACGACGGGAAGCCGCACGGCTACAACATCGTCGACTTCTTCGACACCGCCGACGACCTCGGCGACCGCGACGAGTTCGAGGCGCTCGTCGAGACCGCCCACGACCACGGAATTCGGGTGCTGTTCGACTTCGTCGCCAACCACACCGCGCGCGACCACGAGTGGTTCCGGGACGCCTACCAAAATCCCGACTCGCCGTTCCGCGACCGCTACGAGTGGCAGGACTCCGGCGAGCCGGGCACCTACTTCGACTGGGAACTGATCGCGAACCTCGACCACGCCAACCTCGACGTGCGGCGGTTCCTGCTCGACGTGATAGACGAGTGGGCGCCGCTCGTCGACGGGTTCCGCTGCGACATGGCGTGGGCCGTGCCCGACTCGTTCTGGCGCGAACTGCGCGACCGCGTGAAGGACATCGACCGGGAGTTCCTCCTGATGGACGAGACGATCCCGTACATCCCCGGGTTCCACGAGGGGATGTTCGACGTGCACTTCGACGCGACGCTGTACTTCCAGCTCCGGCAGGTCGGCCGGGGCGCGGAGCCCGCGGCGACCGTCCTCGACGCGGTCGACCAGCGCGCGGAGATCGGGTTCCCCGACCACGCCGAGTTCCTCCAGTACATCGAGAACCACGACGAGACCCGCTACCGCGTCGAGTGCGGCGACGCGGCCGCGGCCGCGGCGGGCGCGGCGATCATGACGCTGCCGGGCGTGCCGATGGTGTACGCCGGTCAGGAGATCGGCCAGCGCGGCCGCCGGGACGCGATCGCGTGGGATCACGCGCGCGAAGACGTCCGCGAGCGCTACGAGCGACTGCTCGAAACGCGCCGGGACCACCCGGCGCTCGGTCCCGCGGGCGACCTCGACCGCGTCGGCTACCACGTCGCGAGCGGCGACCTCTCCGAGCGCCCGGTCGTCGCCAGCGGCGACGTCCACCCCGACGACGTGGTCGCGTTCCGCCGGACCGACGGCGAGGAGGACCTCGTCGTCGTCCTCAACTTCGCGCCCGCCGACGCGAGCGTCGCGGTCGGGGTCGACCACGGCGAGCGCGACCTCGTCGCCGGCGAGCGGTGCGTCGTCGAGGACGGCGAGGGCACCGAGCGGATCCGCGTCGACGACGTGGCCGTGGTGCGGGTCGAGTCGGAGTGA
- the malQ gene encoding 4-alpha-glucanotransferase, translating to MRFDRSDGVFCHVTSLPGAYGIGDLGQGAREFLSFLGDAGVDHWQICPIGPTLSVAGESPYQSPSAFAGNPLFVDPDGLVADGWLDEGDLEPVPEFPADRVDYDAVREYKLPLLRTAFERFEERATDADRAAVDEFREREPWLPDYALFRALSDARPEDVWTEWPEPLRTRDPEALASAREEHAREVRFREFVQWTFDRQWRDLRAVAAEEGVSIVGDVPIYVALDSADVWASPEAFQLDEGNRPTAVAGVPPNAGDSGQRWGNPLYDWERLAESGYDWWLDRFRRLFELADVARLDHFLGFVKYWAIPADGGDPADGEWREGPGRDLFEAVERELGEAPFIAEDLGFEEPAMDELMAEFGFPGMRVPQYADWCAEGNEYQPMHYGEDVVGYTSTHDTDTWVGYFGDLPAEQRDCFRYNVGSDPDEPTEWAIIDEVWSSDAILAVTTVQDLFGLGSEARFNEPGTLAGNWEWRVSRDALDDAIADRLWELGGTHVR from the coding sequence ATGCGATTCGACCGCTCCGACGGCGTCTTCTGTCACGTCACCTCGCTGCCGGGGGCGTACGGGATCGGCGACCTCGGGCAAGGCGCGCGCGAGTTCCTCTCGTTCCTCGGCGACGCCGGCGTCGACCACTGGCAGATATGTCCGATCGGTCCGACGCTCTCCGTCGCGGGGGAGTCGCCGTACCAGTCGCCGTCGGCGTTCGCCGGCAACCCGCTTTTCGTCGACCCCGACGGCCTCGTCGCGGACGGCTGGCTCGACGAGGGAGACCTGGAGCCGGTCCCCGAGTTCCCGGCCGACCGCGTCGACTACGACGCGGTTCGGGAGTACAAGCTCCCGCTGTTGCGGACCGCCTTCGAGCGGTTTGAGGAGCGGGCGACCGACGCCGACCGGGCGGCCGTCGACGAGTTCCGCGAGCGCGAGCCGTGGCTCCCCGACTACGCGCTGTTCCGGGCGCTCTCCGACGCGCGGCCAGAGGACGTCTGGACCGAGTGGCCCGAGCCGCTGCGGACGCGCGACCCCGAGGCGCTCGCGTCGGCGCGCGAGGAGCACGCGCGGGAGGTCCGGTTCCGCGAGTTCGTGCAGTGGACGTTCGACCGCCAGTGGCGCGACCTCCGCGCGGTCGCGGCCGAGGAGGGGGTGTCGATCGTCGGCGACGTGCCCATCTACGTCGCGCTCGACTCGGCCGACGTGTGGGCGAGTCCGGAGGCGTTCCAGCTCGACGAGGGGAACCGCCCGACCGCGGTGGCGGGCGTCCCGCCGAACGCGGGCGACTCCGGCCAGCGCTGGGGGAACCCGCTGTACGACTGGGAGCGGCTGGCCGAGTCCGGCTACGACTGGTGGCTCGACCGCTTCCGCCGGCTGTTCGAACTGGCGGACGTGGCGCGGCTCGACCACTTCCTCGGGTTCGTGAAGTACTGGGCGATCCCCGCCGACGGGGGCGACCCCGCGGACGGCGAGTGGCGCGAGGGACCGGGGCGCGACCTGTTCGAGGCGGTCGAGCGCGAGCTCGGTGAGGCCCCGTTCATCGCGGAGGACCTCGGCTTCGAGGAGCCGGCGATGGACGAGCTGATGGCCGAGTTCGGGTTCCCGGGGATGCGCGTCCCGCAGTACGCCGACTGGTGCGCGGAGGGGAACGAGTACCAGCCGATGCACTACGGCGAGGACGTCGTCGGCTACACCTCGACGCACGACACGGACACGTGGGTCGGCTACTTCGGGGACCTCCCGGCCGAGCAGCGCGACTGCTTCCGGTACAACGTTGGCTCCGACCCCGACGAGCCGACCGAGTGGGCGATCATCGACGAGGTGTGGAGCTCGGACGCGATCCTCGCGGTGACGACGGTCCAGGACCTGTTTGGACTCGGCAGCGAGGCGCGGTTCAACGAGCCGGGCACGCTGGCGGGCAACTGGGAGTGGCGGGTCAGCCGCGACGCGCTCGACGACGCGATCGCGGACCGGCTGTGGGAGCTGGGCGGGACGCACGTGCGGTGA